From the genome of Pseudarthrobacter sp. NIBRBAC000502772:
GCCTTGCGGACTGCATAGATCTCCCTCACGTCGTCGTCTGAAAGTTCCAGGACGAACACTCCGCGGTTGCGATGGCTGACCAGGATCCCCTCCTGGGACAGCCGCTGCAACGCCTCACGGACAGGGCCCCTGGATGTGCGTAGCTGACTTGCCAGGACGGATTCATTGATCTGCTCTCCAGGACGGAAGATCCCCTGGACAATTTGTTCGCGCAACTGATCGGCGATCAGCTGCGCCGTTGGTCTTCCCTCCAGTACAAACAGCCCTTTTGATGCCGTCATTGCTATTCCCTCACTTCACTATTGGCCTATTGCATTTCTTAGACAGTATTGGATTCGTGAACCCTTGGAGACCACATAGGGCACCAGGCTTTGTCGGAGTCACCTTTCTTGGGTTGGTCTCGTTAAATGCTCTTGAAGCGTTGGGGGCGCGCAAACTCGAGGCCGTCGAAAGTGCGTTTGCCCAAGGCTTCGTTCGCGGCGATTTCGCCGTAGCCGGTGGCCATTTTGAAGCCTTGGCCGGAGAAGCCTGTGGCGTAGTAGATTTTGCTCTCTTCGTTCACGTGGCCGATTACAGGTTTCCCATCCGAGGTGAAGAGTTCCGGAAAGGCATCCGAGCGGACAATATTGGGGAAGAGCCCTGGGAAGAACTCGGTGACCGTCTCCATGGTTTCCGAGATTTCCGCGGATGTCAGGTCCCGGGGGACTGAATCCGCCCGCGGTGTGGGACCCCCCCTGCCGTCCAATGTGGCTTTTACAGTTGCGCCGTCGACGGCGGGTGCGCCGTACATGGAGCGGTCCCCGGAGATCCGGATGAAGATGGGGAACCGCTCCGGGGAAAACTCTGCTGGATCCCGGGCTACAAACCAGGTGAGATAAATCCGGTACGGCTCCGTGGCCTTCTGCAGGAAGTCGGGCATAAGTTTCCGTGACCAGCCGCCGGAAGCCACAATGACGCTTTCAAAGGTCCAGGACTTCTCGCCGCAGGTTATGACGACGCCGTCGTCCGGTTCCTGGATTCCGTCGATCGTGGTGTTGATGTGGATTGTTGCGCCGTTGGCCTGGGCTGCCGCAACTGCCGCCGTGACGGCGCGGTCGGTGCGGAGTGCGCCGCCGTGGGGGTCGTAGACGGCGATGTCGTCAGGCCGGAGGTTGTGCTGGGGATAGCGTTCTGCCATCTCTTCGCGGCTCAGGACCTCGTAGGGTGCACCATTGAGCCGGGCGGTTTCGAGCAGGCTGGGAATATAGGGTCCGTCAGTGGTTCCGATGGACAGTCCGCCGCAGCGGGTCAGGATGTTCTGGCCGGTTTCGGCTTCGAGTTGGGCCCACAGGCTGTGGGATCGCTGCAGGATGGGGTAGTAGTCGGGTGTTCCGCGGTAGAGCATGCGGAACAGGCGCGTATCTCCACCCGCTGCGCTGCGGGAGTGGCCAGGAGAAGCTGCTTCGAACCCGACCACGGAGTCGGACAGGCGGGAAGCTTGCCACAAGGCCATGCTTCCGATGCTTCCGAGCCCTACGACGGCGAGCTTTCCGTCCATCGTCAGAGCACCTTCTCCAGGAATGACTGTGTGCGGGGTTCCTTGGGATTGGAAAGGATCTCCCTCGCGTCGCCGCGTTCGACAACGTAGCCGTCATCCATGAAGATCAGGGAGTCGGCCACTTCGCGGGCGAAGCCCATTTCGTGGGTGACCACCACCATGGTCATGCCCCTCTTGGCCAGGTCCTGCATCACGGCCAGAACTTCGCCTACCTTTTCGGGGTCCAGAGCACTGGTGGGCTCATCAAACAGCATGATCTGGGGATCCATCGCCAGGGAACGGGCGATGGCCACTCGTTGTTGCTGCCCGCCCGACAACTGGGCAGGGTAGTAGTCCCCGAATCCGCTCAAGCCGACGCTGGCCAGCAGTTGGTGGGCTTCCTTGCCGGCTACCTGTTTGTCAGCATGTTTCACCAATACGGGGCCGGACATGATGTTCTCGTGGGCGGTCATGTTGGGGAACAGGTTGAACGACTGGAAGACCATGCCAACCCTGGTGCGCTGTTCGGCGAGTTTCTTAGGCGGCAGGGCGTGGTAGGCGTGCTCTGTTTCGTAGTATCCAAAGTCTTCACCGTTCACCTTGAGAATGCCGGAGTCGACTGTCTCAAGACCATTGATACAGCGGAGCACGGTGGATTTACCGGAGCCGCTGGGGCCGATGATGCAGCAGATCTCTCCGCTGGCGATCTCCAGGTCGATGTCTTTGAGGACTGTTTTGGGTCCGAAGGACTTTCGGATTCTCTGGGCAAGAATGGTGCCGTCGTTACTCATCTGGCAGCGCCTTCCGGGTCAGTCAGCACAACGGGTTTCACTTTCCGGGGAAGTCGGGAGGTTGTGCGGGAGTATTTTTGCTCGAGCTTGGATTGCGGGTAGCTCAGCAGGAGGGTCATTACGAGGTACCAGAGGCTGGCAACGAGCAGCAGCGGGATGGTCTCGTAGGTCCGGGCGTAGATGAGCTGGGCGCTTTGGAGCAGTTCGGCAACGCCCAGGACGCTGACCAGGGAGGTTTCCTTGAACATTCCGATGACCTGGTTGCCCGTCGCGGGGATGATCGAGGGCATCGCCTGGGGGATGATAACCTTGCGCATTTTCGTGGCGGCGCTCATGCCGAGGGAGTCTGCGGCCTCGATCTGGCCCTTGCCGACCGACGAGAATCCGCCGCGGATGATTTCGGCCATGTAGGCGGCTTCGTTGAGGGTCAAACCGATCAAGGCTGCTGTGATGGGTGCCATCAGGGCGTTCACGTCGATGGCGGTGCTGATGTCCGTGAACGGAATTCCGATGGAGAGGTTGGGGTACAGCGCCGCGACATTGAACCAAAAGATAAGTTGCACCAGGACCGGGGTGCCCCGGAAAATGGTGATGTAGACGCCCGCCGTGGCCGCAATTGGTTTGATGCTGGAAGCCCTCATGATGGCCAACGCCAGCCCCAGGAGTGTTCCCAGGGCCATGCTGGCGACCGTGAGGAAGAGCGTGAGCATCAGCCCGCGCAGGATGGTCTCATGGGTGAAGTACCTGGCCACTACGCCCCACTTGAAGTTGGGGTTGGTGGAAACCGAGATGAGAATGCCCAGGGCCAAAAGGCTGCAGAGGATCCAGGCGACATACTCGAAGGTGCTGCGCCGCCGAAGCCTTGGTTTCAGCGCGGAGTCAATCCCCGTCATGGTGTCCTCACCTCTTGGACGAATGGATTTCAGCACGGCGCCTCTCTAGTTCAGCTTGGCTTCGGTGATGGCTCCGGAGTCCAGACCCCAGGTCTCCAGGGACTCCTTGTATTCCGGGGTCTCCAGGACGGACTGGAGCGCTTTCTGGAAGGCCGGGGTCAGTGGCGAGCCCTTCTTCAGGCCGACGGCGGTCAGGTCGCTTGAGCCGACGTTGACCCGGCCGAGCAGGGTAAAGGAGCCCGGCTGCTGCTTCTCTGCCCACCCGAGCGAGGTCGTGTCGTAGAGGATGCCGTCGATCCGCTTGGAGTGCAGCTGGACCAGGGCGTCCTGGATGTTGGGCAAGGTCACGGCGTTGATCGCCGGCTGTCCCTTGGAGGTGCAGGTCTGCTCGTTCAGGGCCGGAAGGCGCAACAGCTGACCGGTCGAGCCCTGGGTGACGGCGATGTTCTTGCCGCACAGGGTTTCAACGGTGAGGTTCAGCGGGTTCCCGGCGGCCGCGGCCACAGAATTGCCAGCCCTGAAGTAGTCAATCATGTCCAGGACCTTGAGCCGCTCCTCGGTCTTGGACATGGTCGTGGCGGTGAAGTCGAACCGGCCACCGTCCAGGCCCGGGACGATCGTGTCGAACTTCGTGTCCACGAACTTCAGCTTCAGGTCAAGCTTCTTCGCAATGAGCCGGGCGACGTCCGGGTTCAGGCCGATCGGGGTGGTGTTGTCCTCCGCGAGGAACGTCGTCGGCGGGTAGTGCAGGTCCATCGCCACCGTGATTTCGCCCTTGTCCTTGTACGACTGCGGCAACAACTTGACGGCGGCTTCATCGGGCTGGACGCCCTCCGAGATGTCAGCCGTGTTCGATGTCTTGGATCCTTCACTACCTGAACCTTCGCCGGGACTGGTCCCACACGCGGTTAAGGCCAGTAAAACCGCTAACCCTGCAGCGGCAGCCCGAACCCTGGTTTTCATTTTCGTCGCTGTCTCCTTCCACACTTTCCGGCCGGGTGTCTTCACCTACAATGCAACCACCCTTGTCGGGGATCGTCGACAATTTACAGCGAAAACTTTGCGGGAATGATGCACAAAGGAAAGGCCAGATCGGATGGATCTGGCCTTTCCCTTTCGGAAGTGTTGCATGAGGAGGAACTTCAGCCGGTGACGTCGCTCCCTCTGC
Proteins encoded in this window:
- the solA gene encoding N-methyl-L-tryptophan oxidase, with protein sequence MDGKLAVVGLGSIGSMALWQASRLSDSVVGFEAASPGHSRSAAGGDTRLFRMLYRGTPDYYPILQRSHSLWAQLEAETGQNILTRCGGLSIGTTDGPYIPSLLETARLNGAPYEVLSREEMAERYPQHNLRPDDIAVYDPHGGALRTDRAVTAAVAAAQANGATIHINTTIDGIQEPDDGVVITCGEKSWTFESVIVASGGWSRKLMPDFLQKATEPYRIYLTWFVARDPAEFSPERFPIFIRISGDRSMYGAPAVDGATVKATLDGRGGPTPRADSVPRDLTSAEISETMETVTEFFPGLFPNIVRSDAFPELFTSDGKPVIGHVNEESKIYYATGFSGQGFKMATGYGEIAANEALGKRTFDGLEFARPQRFKSI
- a CDS encoding amino acid ABC transporter ATP-binding protein; this encodes MSNDGTILAQRIRKSFGPKTVLKDIDLEIASGEICCIIGPSGSGKSTVLRCINGLETVDSGILKVNGEDFGYYETEHAYHALPPKKLAEQRTRVGMVFQSFNLFPNMTAHENIMSGPVLVKHADKQVAGKEAHQLLASVGLSGFGDYYPAQLSGGQQQRVAIARSLAMDPQIMLFDEPTSALDPEKVGEVLAVMQDLAKRGMTMVVVTHEMGFAREVADSLIFMDDGYVVERGDAREILSNPKEPRTQSFLEKVL
- a CDS encoding amino acid ABC transporter permease; translation: MTGIDSALKPRLRRRSTFEYVAWILCSLLALGILISVSTNPNFKWGVVARYFTHETILRGLMLTLFLTVASMALGTLLGLALAIMRASSIKPIAATAGVYITIFRGTPVLVQLIFWFNVAALYPNLSIGIPFTDISTAIDVNALMAPITAALIGLTLNEAAYMAEIIRGGFSSVGKGQIEAADSLGMSAATKMRKVIIPQAMPSIIPATGNQVIGMFKETSLVSVLGVAELLQSAQLIYARTYETIPLLLVASLWYLVMTLLLSYPQSKLEQKYSRTTSRLPRKVKPVVLTDPEGAAR
- a CDS encoding ABC transporter substrate-binding protein; translation: MKTRVRAAAAGLAVLLALTACGTSPGEGSGSEGSKTSNTADISEGVQPDEAAVKLLPQSYKDKGEITVAMDLHYPPTTFLAEDNTTPIGLNPDVARLIAKKLDLKLKFVDTKFDTIVPGLDGGRFDFTATTMSKTEERLKVLDMIDYFRAGNSVAAAAGNPLNLTVETLCGKNIAVTQGSTGQLLRLPALNEQTCTSKGQPAINAVTLPNIQDALVQLHSKRIDGILYDTTSLGWAEKQQPGSFTLLGRVNVGSSDLTAVGLKKGSPLTPAFQKALQSVLETPEYKESLETWGLDSGAITEAKLN